In the genome of Chiroxiphia lanceolata isolate bChiLan1 chromosome 17, bChiLan1.pri, whole genome shotgun sequence, one region contains:
- the ASIP gene encoding agouti-signaling protein: MTMEFFLPTMERKKLFLSLLLCYSLLRAADSHMVTEEKAECNLSRSSRMDLSDLPPISVVDLTRRSQKVSRKEAENKKSSKKNAEHKTPPKPRPPPAANCVPTFRPCKPHLNSCCNYCALCKCRIFQTICQCLMLNPKC, translated from the exons ATGACGATGGAATTTTTCCTCCCCACgatggaaaggaagaaactcttcctcagcctcctgctctgctacagcttgctcagagctgctgattCCCACATGGTCACTGAGGAGAAGGCAGAATGCAACCtgtccaggagcagcagaatgGATCTCTCAGATCTCCCACCCATCTCCGTAGTAG ATTTAACTAGAAGATCCCAGAAAGTCAGCAGGAAAGAGGCAGAGAACAAGAAATCTTCCAAG AAAAATGCTGAACACAAGACACCTCCAAAACCAAGGCCCCCCCCAGCTGCCAACTGTGTGCCAACCTTCAGACCCTGCAAACCACACCTGAATTCCTGCTGTAACTACTGTGCTTTGTGCAAATGCCGAATTTTCCAGACAATCTGCCAGTGCCTGATGTTGAACCCCAAGTGCTAA